Below is a genomic region from Ruania alba.
TCGTCGAGCAGCAGCACGGGGGTCCGCTGGGCCAGCACCATCGCGACCCAGGCCCGCTGTTGCTGCCCGCCGGAGAGCTCGTCCACCGGGCGATCAGCGAGCTCGGTGGTGCCGGTGTCGCGCAGCGCGTCGTCGACGGCTCGCTGATCCTCGGGTGACCAGCGTGCGAAGGCGCCGCGGTGCGGGTAGCGGCCCCGCTGCACCAGGTCGCGCACGGTCAGCTGCTCCGGCACCACGTTGCTCTGCGGCAGCAGGCCGAGCATGCGGGCCACAGTCTTGGTCGGCATCCGGTGCACTGGCCGGCCGTCGAGCACCACGGCACCTGCCTGGGGGGTGAGCACGCGCGCCATCGCCCGCAGCAGCGTCGACTTCCCGCACCCGTTCGGACCGACGATGGCCGTGACAGCGCCGGTCGGGATGGTCAGGTCGACGCCGTCGAGGACGGGCACGTGGGCATAGCCGACCCGCAGTCCCTCGACCCGGACCTGAGTTCCGGCAGGGGTCCGTGCCGCGGTCTGCGCGGTCGGATTCAGGTCGATGGGAGTGCGGTCCATGGTCTCGTTCGTCATCGTCGTCCTGTCTGATGGAGCAGCCAGAGGAGGTAAGGAGCACCCAGCGCGGCGGTGATGATGCCGGCCGGGATCGCGGTGGTGCCGAGGATCGTCCTGCCGATCAGGTCCGCGGCCACCAGGAGCAGGCCGCCGACTCCCGCAGAGGTGGTGAGCATGGCAGCCGAGGTGGGGCCAACCAAGCGTCGCGCGATGTGTGGTGCGCCGAGTGCGACGAAGCCGATCGGTCCGGCCACGGCAACGGCCACACCGGCCAGCAGGGCAGCGACCACGAGCAGCAGGGTCCGGGTGGTCCGGGTCGGGACCCCCATCGCCACCGACATCTCGTCGCCGAGCTCCAGGGCGCCGAGGCGGCGGAGCAGCAGGTAGGCGAGGGGGAGCGTCAGGGCGGCGCCGAGCAGCACGATCACTACATGGGTGGT
It encodes:
- a CDS encoding ABC transporter ATP-binding protein; amino-acid sequence: MTNETMDRTPIDLNPTAQTAARTPAGTQVRVEGLRVGYAHVPVLDGVDLTIPTGAVTAIVGPNGCGKSTLLRAMARVLTPQAGAVVLDGRPVHRMPTKTVARMLGLLPQSNVVPEQLTVRDLVQRGRYPHRGAFARWSPEDQRAVDDALRDTGTTELADRPVDELSGGQQQRAWVAMVLAQRTPVLLLDEPTTYLDLAHRLEILRLLRRLNAERRVTVAMVLHDLDEACRYADHVVAMRDGEVVAAGPPRDVVTPAMVEAVFGVPCTTVPDPVTGTPIVVPLEEEHPGPP